From Deltaproteobacteria bacterium, the proteins below share one genomic window:
- the ilvN gene encoding acetolactate synthase small subunit has translation MHASDQRIVEEPAPTTGAVLRLLVRNHPGVMSHVCSLFARRAFNVEGIICLPVGDGRQSAILLLVNEDARLAQVMQQLHKLEDVIEVDRAPTARAIFAAVADHLG, from the coding sequence ATGCACGCATCTGATCAACGAATCGTTGAGGAACCCGCTCCGACAACCGGGGCCGTCCTGCGCCTGCTCGTGCGCAACCATCCCGGTGTCATGTCGCATGTGTGCAGCCTGTTCGCTCGCCGCGCGTTCAACGTCGAGGGCATCATCTGTCTCCCCGTCGGCGACGGCAGGCAGAGCGCCATCCTGTTGTTGGTGAACGAGGACGCACGCCTCGCGCAGGTGATGCAGCAGCTCCACAAGCTCGAAGACGTGATCGAGGTCGATCGCGCGCCGACCGCGCGCGCGATCTTCGCAGCGGTCGCGGATCATCTGGGGTAG
- a CDS encoding LLM class flavin-dependent oxidoreductase: MQFGLFFELSVPRPFTGEIERQVFENALEQARVADELGFDSLWAVEHHFLEEYSHCSAPELFLTACAMQTKRIRLGHGAVVCVPQMNHPVRVAERAATLDILSRGRLEFGTARSSTWTELGGFQVNPDDTKKTWDEYVRVLPKMWTQERFAHEGFSFSMPERAIIPKPLQKPHPPMWVTVTSPGTELDAADRGIGCLGVAAASYAEQERRTAEYRRRIKLCDPVGAVNDRVATLNFLYCHQDPQQAASTGLLMLGVFGLLNAHLLSTREAYPTRAYHSLGNLAPRPATVDESPGDRRAAPEGIAIGDPKQIVAAVKRWESIGVDSINFIVNAAEILPQPQVLESLRLFAREVMPALRRSK; encoded by the coding sequence ATGCAATTCGGTCTCTTCTTCGAGTTGTCGGTACCCCGCCCGTTCACCGGCGAGATCGAGCGCCAGGTGTTCGAGAATGCACTCGAACAGGCACGCGTCGCCGACGAGCTGGGGTTCGATTCTCTGTGGGCGGTCGAACATCACTTCCTGGAGGAATACTCGCACTGTTCGGCGCCGGAGTTGTTCCTCACCGCGTGCGCGATGCAAACCAAACGGATTCGTCTCGGCCACGGCGCCGTGGTGTGCGTGCCGCAAATGAATCATCCGGTCCGCGTGGCGGAACGCGCGGCGACGCTCGACATCCTCTCGCGCGGCCGCCTCGAGTTCGGCACCGCACGCTCGTCGACGTGGACCGAGCTCGGTGGCTTCCAAGTCAATCCCGACGACACCAAGAAGACCTGGGACGAGTACGTTCGGGTGCTGCCGAAGATGTGGACACAGGAGCGCTTCGCTCACGAGGGGTTTTCATTCTCGATGCCCGAACGCGCCATCATTCCGAAGCCGTTGCAGAAGCCGCACCCGCCGATGTGGGTGACGGTGACCAGCCCAGGCACAGAGCTGGACGCGGCAGACCGCGGCATCGGTTGTCTCGGTGTCGCCGCTGCCAGCTACGCCGAGCAGGAGCGACGCACGGCGGAGTACCGCCGCCGCATCAAGCTGTGCGACCCGGTTGGGGCGGTCAACGACCGCGTGGCCACGCTCAATTTCCTCTACTGTCATCAAGATCCGCAGCAGGCCGCGTCAACCGGCCTGCTCATGCTCGGCGTCTTCGGCCTGCTGAATGCGCATTTGCTGTCGACCCGCGAGGCCTATCCAACCCGCGCCTATCATTCGCTCGGCAACCTCGCCCCGCGCCCGGCCACCGTCGACGAGAGCCCCGGCGATCGGCGCGCCGCTCCTGAAGGCATCGCGATCGGAGACCCCAAACAAATCGTCGCCGCCGTCAAACGCTGGGAATCGATCGGCGTCGATAGCATCAACTTCATCGTCAACGCCGCGGAGATCCTTCCGCAGCCACAGGTGCTGGAGAGCCTGCGCCTGTTCGCGCGCGAGGTGATGCCGGCGCTCCGGAGGTCGAAATGA
- a CDS encoding acetoacetate decarboxylase family protein yields the protein MLIGTANIDELAARAPVMEAVDGGEAVVCKQADVLQVLYEIATPHRDAMLPPALHPADPPIVTWLFYRCPASPWGSFAMAQTRIECRSGLRLRAFLVSAVVDNTAAAAALGQRWGFTVQTGRIELQRYYDSTHVTVISNGAAILDILVSDPEPLSAADLQYVANMNLVRTSRGVRLVQVEPRYEVHRVERGRPRLLAFNGAAWGDGHVEPVYPVSASLAVADITLPRIRFVCRPDVLAFDGTEVVR from the coding sequence ATGCTGATCGGGACGGCAAACATCGACGAGTTGGCCGCGCGCGCGCCGGTCATGGAAGCGGTGGACGGCGGAGAGGCCGTCGTCTGCAAGCAAGCCGATGTGCTGCAGGTGCTGTACGAGATCGCCACGCCGCACCGCGATGCGATGCTGCCACCGGCGTTGCATCCGGCCGATCCGCCCATCGTCACGTGGCTCTTCTACCGCTGTCCCGCGAGTCCGTGGGGGAGTTTCGCCATGGCGCAGACGCGCATCGAATGCCGCAGCGGCCTGCGCTTGCGCGCGTTTCTGGTCTCGGCGGTGGTGGACAACACCGCCGCCGCGGCGGCACTCGGCCAGCGGTGGGGGTTTACCGTGCAAACGGGTCGCATCGAGCTGCAGCGTTACTACGACTCCACGCACGTCACAGTCATCAGCAACGGCGCCGCGATCCTCGACATTCTGGTTTCCGATCCCGAGCCGCTGTCGGCTGCTGACCTGCAATATGTCGCGAACATGAACTTGGTGCGCACATCGCGCGGTGTTCGGCTGGTGCAAGTGGAGCCGCGCTACGAAGTCCACCGCGTCGAACGCGGTCGGCCACGTCTGCTGGCGTTCAACGGCGCCGCCTGGGGCGACGGCCACGTCGAGCCGGTCTATCCGGTGTCCGCGTCACTCGCAGTGGCGGACATCACCCTTCCCCGCATCCGCTTCGTCTGCCGCCCCGATGTTCTCGCCTTCGATGGCACCGAGGTCGTGCGCTAG
- a CDS encoding TIGR03618 family F420-dependent PPOX class oxidoreductase, whose protein sequence is MAQPRTSVRLSTDEAWQLVAESHTGIFVTLRADGVPIATPMWFAVLDRQIYVQTPKQSKKVARLRRDPRVSFLVESGERWAELRAVHITGQAEFVDDPTTHARVAAEMERKYTRFRTGRAAMPDATRRHYETPFVLIRVAPDEHIISWDNRKLRDRRLDRS, encoded by the coding sequence ATGGCGCAGCCGCGGACCAGCGTTCGCCTGAGTACCGATGAGGCCTGGCAGTTGGTCGCGGAGTCACATACCGGAATCTTCGTAACGCTGCGCGCCGACGGTGTGCCGATTGCGACGCCGATGTGGTTCGCAGTGCTCGATCGACAGATCTACGTGCAGACACCCAAGCAATCGAAGAAGGTGGCGCGTCTGCGGCGCGACCCACGCGTCAGCTTCCTCGTCGAGTCCGGCGAGCGCTGGGCGGAACTGCGCGCCGTTCACATCACCGGGCAGGCCGAGTTCGTCGACGACCCGACAACGCACGCGCGCGTCGCCGCCGAGATGGAGCGGAAGTACACACGCTTCCGAACCGGGCGCGCCGCCATGCCCGACGCCACGCGGCGACACTACGAGACTCCGTTCGTGCTCATCCGCGTCGCACCGGATGAGCACATCATCAGTTGGGACAACCGCAAACTGCGGGACAGGAGACTCGATCGGAGTTGA
- a CDS encoding sigma-54-dependent Fis family transcriptional regulator: MHSRCERWPPGRGVATTAVDAMKNGALNYDLRPFDEPAIGGVMRNVIELRRDQTENRFLKQPSVATPAFENLIGASPAMQLIYEMIRQVSPAKGAVLITGETGTGKELVARAIHNLGPRRDKLFVPLNCAAIPPDLLESELFGHVRGAFTGAQAERIGKFEMADGGTLFLDEIGDLAYPLQAKLLRVLQEGVLERVGSNKPIGVDVRVVSSTNRDLASSMRDARFREDLYYRLNVFHIDLPPLRERCDDIGHLAAFFLARAGAELGKGALTLRADAAPLLLGHAWPGNVRELRNVMQRAAVLSPASEIDLTLLRMLLPHVRAEAVADLAADGLRLDAAVEEVERKVIVRALAVANDKKAEAARLLGISERTLWYKLKRYGL, translated from the coding sequence ATGCATTCACGGTGCGAACGGTGGCCGCCAGGCCGCGGCGTGGCGACGACGGCCGTCGACGCGATGAAGAACGGCGCCTTGAACTACGATCTCAGACCGTTTGATGAACCGGCGATCGGCGGAGTGATGCGCAACGTCATCGAACTGCGCCGCGATCAGACCGAAAATCGGTTTCTCAAACAGCCGAGCGTCGCCACCCCGGCCTTCGAGAACCTCATCGGGGCGTCGCCAGCGATGCAGTTGATCTACGAGATGATTCGCCAAGTAAGCCCGGCGAAGGGTGCCGTGCTCATCACCGGCGAGACCGGCACCGGCAAGGAACTCGTTGCCCGCGCCATTCACAACCTTGGTCCGCGGCGCGACAAGCTCTTCGTGCCGCTCAACTGCGCGGCGATTCCGCCCGATCTTTTGGAGAGCGAATTGTTCGGCCACGTTCGCGGGGCGTTCACCGGTGCGCAGGCTGAGCGCATCGGCAAGTTCGAGATGGCCGACGGCGGCACGCTGTTTCTCGATGAGATTGGCGACTTGGCCTACCCGCTGCAAGCCAAGCTGTTGCGCGTATTGCAAGAAGGCGTGCTTGAACGCGTGGGGAGCAACAAGCCGATCGGGGTCGATGTCCGCGTTGTGTCGTCGACCAATCGCGACCTCGCTAGCAGCATGCGCGATGCGCGTTTCCGCGAGGATCTCTACTACCGTCTCAATGTCTTCCACATCGATCTGCCGCCGCTGCGCGAACGGTGCGACGACATCGGTCACCTGGCCGCGTTCTTCTTGGCGCGGGCTGGTGCCGAGCTCGGTAAAGGAGCGCTGACGCTCAGAGCCGATGCCGCGCCGTTGTTGTTGGGACACGCGTGGCCCGGCAACGTCCGCGAGTTGCGCAACGTGATGCAACGCGCCGCAGTGCTCTCGCCGGCCAGTGAAATCGATCTCACGTTGCTGCGGATGTTGCTGCCGCACGTACGCGCCGAAGCTGTGGCCGATCTCGCCGCGGACGGCCTGCGGCTCGATGCGGCCGTCGAGGAAGTCGAGCGCAAGGTGATCGTGCGCGCGCTCGCTGTCGCGAACGACAAGAAGGCCGAGGCGGCCCGTCTCCTCGGCATCAGCGAGCGCACGCTGTGGTACAAGTTGAAGCGGTATGGCTTGTAG
- a CDS encoding cytochrome bc complex cytochrome b subunit: protein MTTSRGLSGRLQRFFAETIPLDWDALRAVGAEPVPYHLASWWWCLGGTPLYLFVVQVATGILLTFYYVPDPSGAYESVLKITQEVRFGWYLRSLHKWSANLMIVAVFLHMLRVFFTGAYRRPRQLNWCIGCGLLACTLGFGFTGYSLIYEQLSFWGATVATNLVEALPLVGPPAALLMRGGAEVSGNTLTRFFVFHIGLFPTVMFALLAAHIVLIRLHGVTELEFRGARVPASQRTFPFWPHHASTELLIGVLLMFVLTVLALAAPAELGPKANPAVTPEHIQPEWYFFFSFRLLKLTSLKTSVYLTAALGAGMFLWPFLEETLHRRLRMPRDVSVVLGVFTFLGFLALTVWESWAG, encoded by the coding sequence ATGACAACCAGCCGCGGGCTGTCGGGGCGTCTGCAACGCTTCTTCGCCGAGACCATCCCGCTCGATTGGGATGCCTTGCGCGCCGTCGGTGCCGAACCGGTACCGTATCACCTGGCGTCCTGGTGGTGGTGCCTCGGCGGCACGCCGCTCTACTTGTTCGTTGTGCAGGTGGCGACCGGAATCTTACTGACGTTCTACTACGTGCCTGACCCGTCCGGCGCGTACGAGAGCGTGCTCAAGATCACGCAGGAAGTCCGCTTTGGGTGGTATCTGCGTTCGCTGCACAAGTGGTCAGCCAATCTAATGATCGTCGCGGTGTTCCTGCACATGCTACGGGTATTTTTCACCGGGGCGTATCGTCGCCCGCGCCAGCTCAACTGGTGCATCGGCTGTGGGCTGTTGGCGTGTACGCTCGGCTTTGGGTTTACCGGCTACTCGTTGATCTACGAACAGCTCTCGTTCTGGGGCGCCACGGTGGCGACGAACTTGGTCGAGGCGTTGCCGCTGGTGGGTCCGCCGGCGGCGCTGCTGATGCGTGGTGGGGCCGAAGTGAGCGGAAACACGCTGACCCGTTTCTTCGTCTTCCACATCGGCCTGTTTCCGACTGTGATGTTTGCGTTGCTGGCCGCGCATATCGTGCTCATCCGCTTGCACGGCGTGACCGAGCTGGAGTTTCGCGGCGCGCGCGTGCCGGCGTCGCAGCGGACCTTCCCGTTCTGGCCCCACCACGCGAGCACGGAATTGTTGATCGGCGTGTTGCTGATGTTTGTCCTCACCGTGCTAGCGCTTGCGGCGCCGGCGGAACTTGGTCCGAAAGCCAATCCGGCGGTGACACCCGAGCACATTCAACCGGAGTGGTACTTCTTCTTCAGCTTCCGCTTGCTCAAGCTCACGTCGTTGAAGACCAGCGTCTATCTCACCGCGGCGCTCGGCGCCGGCATGTTCCTGTGGCCGTTCCTCGAAGAGACGCTGCACCGGCGGCTGCGCATGCCGCGCGATGTCTCAGTCGTGCTCGGCGTGTTCACCTTCCTCGGCTTCTTGGCATTGACCGTGTGGGAAAGTTGGGCGGGCTGA
- a CDS encoding Rieske (2Fe-2S) protein, producing the protein MMSDGGAGETSRRSFFAQMLAAIGLLLSYGLLGGYAVAYLFPARVRRKARLLFIGRRVDFAAGSTRTFVDAKGRTLLLRPSGDSIEAFDTRCPHLGCKVHWEPDKDRFFCPCHHGVFNRDGVATAGPPFDAKQSLAHEVLDVDSAGNVFLKVEA; encoded by the coding sequence ATGATGAGCGACGGCGGTGCGGGGGAGACGAGTCGGCGGTCGTTCTTTGCGCAGATGCTGGCGGCAATCGGCCTACTACTGAGTTACGGGCTGCTCGGTGGCTACGCGGTGGCGTATCTATTCCCGGCGCGAGTCCGGCGCAAGGCGCGATTGTTGTTCATCGGCCGACGCGTGGATTTCGCCGCGGGCAGTACACGCACGTTCGTCGACGCGAAGGGGCGCACGTTGTTGCTGCGGCCGAGCGGCGACTCGATCGAAGCCTTCGACACACGCTGCCCGCATCTTGGCTGCAAGGTGCACTGGGAGCCCGACAAGGATCGCTTCTTCTGCCCTTGCCATCACGGCGTCTTCAATCGCGACGGCGTTGCGACCGCCGGGCCGCCGTTCGATGCGAAGCAGAGCCTCGCCCACGAAGTGCTCGATGTCGACAGCGCCGGCAACGTTTTCCTCAAGGTCGAGGCATGA
- a CDS encoding DUF4215 domain-containing protein produces MWTASERAWSSPACRRTRGTRSQERRINPLRTLAMLLMLPAALARAQAPAFLVKDINATIVGPNQANPTGFVTSGATTFFYNQDAIHPCGLWKTDGTAASTSLLKDISDGAWVNDCSPLDQPSAAANGTVFFAGADSVHGLELWKSNGTAAGTVMVADISPGGDPQFPNSSRPRELIYVNGTLFFSAEDGVHGQELWKSDGTAGGTIMVADIAPGVAGSYPGGFTNVNGTLFFGAASGLWKTDGTAAGTVLIVPNIYPGVLTNVNGTLFFTAYDGTHGAELWKSNGTAAGTLMVADILPGAIGSNPSWLTNLNGTLLFTANDGTNGLELWKSDGSELGTVMVADIFPGVDSYGNPQRSNPGGLINVNGKLFFAANDGVHGQELWSSDGSEAGTVMVADISPGVDSYGNPKSSFLDWFANVNGILFFSADDGVHGQELWKSDGSEAGTVIVRDIELGSTASYPSYLTKRLGTLVFLMQGDPNGPELWLSDGTAAGTVRIDNPVFGPSTDHSIPQPFADVNGTLFFLADDGTHGMELWKSDGSEAGTSLVKDIVPGLGGLDSGSGDFSSWAVLNGTLFFAAYDQTNGSQSQQLWKTDGTEAGTSIVRNIYPGSVGGVVNVNGTLFFSANDGVNGQELWKSDGTDAGTVMLADIYPGMDPYGNPGSSRPGGMINVNGLLFFNANDGVHGQELWKSDGTATGTVMVADISAGNDSSGNPLSSYPNTMINVNGTVFFIADDGVNGRELWRSDGSESGTVMVADIFPGSTSGYPNSADPQNLLNVNGTVFFTANDGVHGYELWKTDGTATGTVLVADIYPGTSSGGYPYGSFPSALLNVNGTLFFSANDGTRGRELWKSDGTATGTVIVADIFPGTSNYGGFPNSSYPSELINLNGTVLFTADDGIHNLQLWTSDGTGAGTAMLANLGYQANPFTLTRSGGFVFFNADDSTHGQELWAVPVSALTAICGNGIVEGLEECDDGNTVETDTCLTTCVLNPACGDLTGTWTDSVAGLRWNFVEEGGGSFHTVSNLSVQFLQPVGFTDNGRRVGTTVNWPPAADPGVWATCDTIVFADSVFTRLSRQACGDGVVDPGEQCDDNNLANSDGCNLYTCVPQPNDLFNPPGFISCQLCVTIPAGCGNGILEPGEACDDGNAYGFDTCEADCTLPRCGNAVLDDSERCDDGNLIDGDGCSSTCQSEGGPSLCGNGFLNDGERCDDGNNIGGDGCEPDCTYTPVSGSVGNGGTITTDHAGNGATPGFPIQASVTTPNAGTVSITAEPSSAAPVPGHVVIDLQFHITAPPAAANDPLVLVFQIDASRLPAGIDPSVIEIFKDGVPVPNCTGAAGVASPDPCVSDRALLMDGDVQITVLTSSASTWTFAVPSHDSVVELVSPQTLTVRIRAGQSPVSKQVRVSVRNADVLLATEQLGHVIQLSAGSADCPAGTIVGRPDFQSSDAGDQDIVALAGGRSKTAVVTLSISGAFNSVNRKAPHRCTLSFTATTVVPFGAPDPTPKNNTVTLELNVVDETDPEQTTAIVHETVLASVAKLHVSIKRGATPVLRSVRVAVGNADYRPKAEAADQHFITVTTSDGDCPPGTVGVADMDPKTPGVQSTMPVKGGSTRSGTVPIVIDPLLFATTNAASPTRCTAQITATGPSGDTDGSNNTTRFVIDVIDRNDF; encoded by the coding sequence ATGTGGACCGCATCCGAGCGAGCGTGGAGTTCACCGGCATGCAGGAGAACGCGTGGCACGCGCAGCCAGGAGCGGCGCATCAACCCGTTGCGCACGCTGGCCATGCTGCTCATGCTGCCGGCAGCGCTGGCGCGCGCACAGGCGCCAGCTTTTCTGGTCAAGGACATCAATGCGACCATCGTCGGCCCAAACCAGGCGAATCCCACCGGTTTTGTGACCAGTGGGGCGACGACGTTCTTCTACAACCAGGACGCTATCCATCCCTGCGGCCTGTGGAAAACGGACGGCACTGCGGCCAGCACCAGTCTCTTGAAGGACATCTCTGATGGCGCCTGGGTGAACGATTGTTCCCCGCTCGATCAGCCGTCAGCAGCAGCGAACGGCACGGTGTTCTTCGCCGGCGCTGACTCCGTTCACGGCCTGGAGCTCTGGAAGAGCAACGGGACCGCAGCCGGTACCGTCATGGTCGCCGACATCTCCCCTGGCGGCGATCCACAATTCCCCAACAGCTCTAGGCCACGCGAACTGATCTACGTGAACGGCACCCTGTTCTTCTCGGCCGAAGATGGTGTTCACGGACAGGAGCTGTGGAAGTCCGACGGCACCGCAGGCGGCACGATCATGGTAGCGGATATCGCCCCTGGTGTGGCTGGTTCCTACCCCGGCGGGTTCACCAACGTGAACGGCACGCTCTTCTTCGGCGCGGCCAGCGGCTTGTGGAAGACCGACGGCACTGCGGCGGGTACCGTGTTGATCGTGCCCAATATCTATCCAGGGGTGCTGACCAATGTGAACGGCACATTGTTCTTCACCGCGTACGACGGCACGCACGGAGCTGAGCTGTGGAAGAGCAACGGGACCGCGGCTGGCACCCTCATGGTAGCCGACATCTTACCCGGGGCGATTGGGTCGAACCCCTCCTGGCTTACGAATTTGAACGGGACTCTGTTGTTCACCGCCAACGATGGCACGAACGGGCTTGAGCTGTGGAAGAGCGACGGCAGCGAACTAGGCACCGTGATGGTGGCTGATATCTTTCCCGGCGTTGACAGCTACGGCAATCCGCAGAGGTCAAACCCGGGCGGACTGATCAATGTGAACGGCAAGTTGTTTTTCGCGGCCAACGACGGCGTCCACGGGCAAGAGCTGTGGAGCAGCGATGGCAGCGAAGCTGGCACGGTCATGGTGGCGGACATCTCGCCCGGCGTGGACAGCTATGGCAACCCCAAGAGTTCGTTTCTCGACTGGTTCGCCAACGTCAACGGGATTCTGTTTTTCTCGGCGGACGACGGCGTCCATGGACAAGAGTTGTGGAAAAGCGACGGCAGCGAAGCGGGCACCGTCATAGTGAGAGACATCGAGCTTGGTTCGACCGCGTCCTACCCGTCCTATCTCACCAAGCGGCTCGGGACGCTCGTCTTCTTGATGCAGGGCGATCCCAATGGTCCCGAGCTCTGGCTGAGCGACGGCACGGCGGCGGGCACGGTGCGGATCGACAATCCCGTCTTTGGTCCATCGACGGACCATTCCATCCCTCAACCGTTCGCCGACGTGAACGGCACGCTGTTCTTCCTCGCTGATGACGGCACACATGGGATGGAGTTGTGGAAGAGCGACGGCAGCGAGGCCGGCACCAGTCTGGTGAAGGACATCGTTCCAGGACTGGGAGGTCTGGATTCGGGGAGCGGCGACTTCAGCAGCTGGGCCGTCTTGAATGGGACGCTGTTCTTTGCCGCTTATGATCAGACCAACGGGAGCCAGAGCCAGCAGCTGTGGAAGACCGACGGCACCGAGGCCGGCACCTCGATTGTAAGGAACATCTACCCTGGTTCGGTGGGCGGTGTGGTCAACGTCAACGGCACGCTGTTCTTCTCCGCCAACGATGGGGTTAACGGGCAAGAACTCTGGAAAAGCGACGGCACTGACGCGGGCACCGTCATGCTGGCCGACATCTACCCGGGAATGGATCCCTACGGAAATCCGGGTAGCTCGCGTCCTGGTGGGATGATCAACGTCAACGGTTTGTTGTTCTTCAATGCGAACGACGGCGTCCACGGCCAGGAACTGTGGAAGAGCGACGGCACCGCCACTGGCACCGTCATGGTCGCCGACATCTCTGCGGGGAACGACAGCTCCGGCAACCCGCTTAGTTCGTACCCGAACACGATGATCAACGTGAACGGCACGGTGTTCTTCATCGCGGACGACGGGGTCAATGGCCGAGAACTGTGGAGGAGCGACGGCAGCGAGTCCGGCACCGTCATGGTGGCGGATATCTTCCCGGGCAGCACCAGCGGCTACCCCAACAGTGCTGATCCCCAAAACCTGCTCAACGTGAACGGCACGGTGTTCTTCACCGCGAACGACGGCGTCCACGGTTACGAGCTATGGAAGACCGACGGTACGGCGACGGGAACCGTGTTAGTCGCCGATATCTACCCGGGGACTAGCAGCGGCGGATACCCCTACGGCTCATTCCCGAGCGCGCTGCTCAACGTCAACGGCACGTTGTTCTTCTCGGCAAATGACGGCACCCGCGGGCGGGAGCTGTGGAAGAGCGACGGTACCGCCACTGGCACTGTTATAGTCGCCGATATTTTCCCGGGCACCAGCAACTACGGTGGCTTTCCCAATTCCTCGTATCCCTCAGAGTTGATCAACTTGAACGGTACAGTGCTGTTCACCGCCGACGACGGCATCCACAACCTGCAGTTGTGGACGAGCGACGGCACCGGCGCCGGTACGGCGATGCTCGCCAACCTCGGCTACCAGGCGAATCCGTTTACCCTCACCCGTTCGGGTGGCTTCGTGTTCTTCAACGCGGACGACTCGACTCACGGCCAAGAGCTGTGGGCAGTTCCGGTCTCCGCACTCACGGCGATCTGCGGCAACGGCATCGTCGAGGGGCTGGAGGAATGCGACGACGGCAACACCGTCGAGACCGACACGTGCCTCACTACCTGCGTCCTCAATCCAGCCTGCGGGGATCTCACCGGCACATGGACCGACAGCGTCGCGGGTTTGCGCTGGAACTTTGTCGAGGAGGGAGGCGGGAGTTTTCACACGGTTTCCAATCTCTCGGTTCAATTCCTCCAGCCCGTTGGCTTTACCGACAACGGCCGGCGTGTCGGGACGACTGTCAACTGGCCTCCGGCGGCCGATCCCGGCGTTTGGGCGACCTGCGACACCATCGTCTTCGCCGATTCAGTGTTCACGCGCCTGAGCCGGCAGGCGTGCGGCGACGGCGTGGTGGATCCCGGCGAGCAGTGTGACGACAACAATCTCGCCAATAGCGACGGCTGCAACCTGTACACCTGCGTCCCGCAGCCGAACGATCTGTTCAATCCGCCCGGATTCATCAGCTGTCAACTGTGCGTGACGATCCCCGCTGGCTGCGGCAACGGGATCCTCGAACCGGGCGAAGCCTGCGACGACGGCAACGCGTACGGCTTTGACACTTGCGAAGCGGATTGTACACTACCCCGCTGCGGCAACGCCGTTCTCGATGACAGCGAACGTTGCGACGACGGCAACCTCATCGACGGTGACGGCTGCTCGTCCACTTGCCAATCCGAGGGCGGCCCCAGCCTCTGTGGCAACGGGTTCCTGAACGACGGCGAGCGGTGCGACGACGGCAACAACATCGGCGGTGACGGCTGCGAGCCGGATTGTACGTACACGCCGGTGAGCGGGTCGGTCGGTAACGGCGGGACGATCACGACGGACCACGCGGGAAACGGGGCGACCCCTGGCTTCCCAATTCAGGCTTCGGTGACAACCCCCAATGCAGGCACCGTGTCCATCACCGCCGAGCCATCCAGCGCCGCGCCAGTACCAGGCCATGTCGTCATCGACTTGCAGTTCCACATCACGGCGCCACCAGCCGCCGCAAACGACCCGCTCGTTCTCGTGTTCCAAATCGACGCGTCGCGCCTACCCGCGGGGATCGATCCGAGCGTGATCGAGATCTTCAAAGATGGCGTTCCCGTCCCAAATTGTACCGGTGCGGCCGGCGTCGCCTCACCGGACCCATGCGTTTCCGACCGAGCGTTGCTCATGGATGGGGATGTTCAGATCACCGTGTTGACCTCGTCGGCGAGTACCTGGACATTCGCCGTGCCGTCGCACGACTCGGTTGTCGAATTGGTCAGTCCGCAAACCCTCACCGTCCGGATTCGCGCCGGTCAGTCCCCGGTGAGCAAGCAAGTGCGAGTAAGCGTTCGCAACGCCGACGTGCTGCTCGCAACGGAGCAGCTCGGCCACGTGATCCAGTTGAGCGCTGGCAGCGCCGACTGTCCCGCAGGTACGATCGTCGGTCGACCCGACTTCCAGTCGTCTGACGCTGGCGATCAAGATATTGTGGCACTCGCTGGCGGTAGGTCGAAGACGGCGGTGGTAACGTTGAGTATTTCCGGTGCCTTCAACAGCGTCAACCGCAAGGCACCGCACCGCTGCACGCTCAGCTTTACCGCCACAACGGTTGTTCCGTTCGGCGCGCCCGATCCGACACCAAAGAACAATACGGTGACGTTGGAGTTGAACGTGGTCGACGAAACGGACCCCGAACAGACTACTGCGATCGTCCACGAAACAGTTCTCGCAAGTGTCGCGAAGCTACATGTAAGCATCAAGCGGGGCGCAACCCCGGTGCTCCGGAGCGTCCGAGTGGCGGTGGGCAATGCCGACTATCGGCCGAAGGCGGAGGCGGCCGATCAGCACTTCATCACGGTGACTACCTCGGATGGCGATTGTCCGCCGGGAACCGTCGGTGTAGCTGATATGGATCCGAAGACGCCGGGGGTGCAGAGCACGATGCCGGTGAAGGGCGGCAGTACGCGAAGCGGGACGGTTCCGATCGTGATTGATCCCCTGCTGTTTGCGACCACTAATGCCGCGTCCCCCACGCGATGCACCGCTCAGATCACCGCTACCGGTCCGAGTGGCGATACCGACGGTAGCAACAACACCACGAGGTTTGTAATCGATGTAATTGACCGCAACGACTTTTGA